The following are encoded in a window of Amycolatopsis lexingtonensis genomic DNA:
- a CDS encoding helix-turn-helix transcriptional regulator → MLIERDFETATLSQMLADCHSGAGGVGLVLGPVASGKTALLEEFGRQAAGTGAVVLSASGARSETAVGLGVVSQLVHTPGVRADIVDQVSAYVEDAEADATLLDSRFLHRLSSAVIGWSAETPLVICVDDAHYADPASLQFLQHMARRIRPARVLVLLAERADPGERRPVRHVDLMRRPHCRQLRLAPLSRNGVGVLLAGKLDEGKAHALAAECFAVSGGNPLLATALVQDTRAAGAGGVVAGAAYRHAVLSCLHSSEPRALELARALAVLGDGEQSPIPLAGGMVSFAPATTEPVRKALESAGVLDGHRFRHAEARAAVLDELDPAVRSALHGQAARLLFDQGARPTAIAAHVVAGNLDEPWTEHLLSEASEAALLEDDVELARACIALASRCCTDDRDRAIAKASLAEIEWRTTPAKAMRRLPELVHATRAGHLPGIRVVGIFEFLLWFGRVDEAVEIANAFGDLVDSTDRRTRGELLTLDSWLASSVPGMRHLVEPMLATCAGDAAAPPLGLAVNSQQKAVDALTSAVREGPTEAAVLDAEQVLEGTRMTDTSLRHLVFAATVLIYAERLDKAATWAEHLMAQAAGRPAPTWQASLAELRAEVALRQGDLPLAARNAKIALTKMTPEAWGIGVGAPLATLLAALTEMGRFDEAAELLNQPVPDALGETRFGLHYLHARGHYYLATGRLPTALNDFLACGEQMARWGLDQPSLVPWRSSAAEVYLKLGDREKARELAEAQAAKLGPDCGDRTRGITLRTLALVADPARRPKLMQEAADALEKSGAKLELARTLAELSRAGGDPVTARTASRDARALAKECGAELLRRSFLDGGNDDVVVSLRGAVAPTDVKLLTDAEQRVGWLAARGHTNREIASRLYITVSTVEQHLTRVYRKLSVTRRRDLASEPQLRVPEQQERVPGTSRQPVAVNHQGVPPVRRPLRPVPPGR, encoded by the coding sequence ATGCTCATCGAACGTGACTTCGAAACGGCGACACTGAGTCAGATGCTCGCCGACTGCCATTCCGGGGCCGGCGGTGTCGGCCTCGTGCTCGGTCCGGTCGCCAGCGGGAAAACGGCCCTGCTGGAGGAGTTCGGCAGGCAGGCCGCCGGTACCGGCGCGGTCGTCCTGTCCGCTTCCGGTGCCCGGTCGGAAACCGCCGTCGGGCTCGGTGTCGTTTCACAGCTGGTGCACACCCCGGGTGTCCGCGCGGACATCGTCGACCAGGTTTCGGCGTACGTGGAGGACGCCGAAGCCGACGCGACGCTGCTCGACAGCCGGTTCCTGCACCGCCTGTCCAGCGCGGTGATCGGCTGGTCGGCCGAGACCCCGCTGGTGATCTGCGTCGACGACGCCCACTACGCCGATCCCGCGTCGCTGCAGTTCCTGCAGCACATGGCCCGGCGCATCCGGCCCGCCCGGGTGCTCGTGCTGCTCGCCGAACGCGCGGACCCCGGCGAACGGCGCCCGGTGCGCCACGTCGACCTGATGCGGCGGCCGCACTGCCGCCAGCTGCGGCTGGCCCCGTTGTCCCGCAACGGCGTCGGCGTCCTGCTGGCGGGCAAGCTCGACGAGGGCAAGGCCCACGCACTGGCCGCGGAGTGCTTCGCGGTCAGCGGCGGCAACCCGCTGCTGGCCACCGCGCTGGTGCAGGACACCAGGGCGGCGGGCGCGGGCGGGGTCGTCGCCGGGGCCGCCTACCGGCACGCGGTGCTCAGCTGCCTGCACTCCAGCGAGCCGCGGGCGCTCGAACTCGCCAGGGCGCTCGCCGTCCTCGGCGACGGCGAGCAGTCGCCGATCCCGCTGGCGGGCGGCATGGTCTCCTTCGCGCCGGCCACCACCGAGCCGGTGCGGAAGGCGCTGGAGTCGGCCGGCGTCCTCGACGGGCACCGGTTCCGCCACGCCGAGGCCCGCGCCGCGGTGCTCGACGAGCTCGACCCGGCCGTCCGGTCCGCTCTGCACGGCCAGGCCGCGCGCCTGCTGTTCGACCAGGGCGCCCGGCCGACCGCCATCGCCGCGCACGTCGTGGCGGGGAACCTGGACGAGCCGTGGACCGAGCACCTGCTGTCCGAGGCGTCGGAAGCGGCGCTGCTCGAGGACGACGTCGAACTGGCCCGCGCCTGCATCGCGCTGGCCAGCCGCTGCTGCACCGACGACCGCGACCGCGCGATCGCCAAGGCGTCGCTCGCCGAAATCGAGTGGCGGACGACGCCGGCGAAGGCGATGCGGCGGCTGCCGGAGCTGGTGCACGCGACCCGCGCCGGGCACCTGCCGGGCATCCGGGTCGTCGGCATCTTCGAGTTCCTGCTGTGGTTCGGCCGGGTCGACGAGGCCGTGGAGATCGCGAACGCCTTCGGCGACCTCGTCGACTCCACCGACCGCCGCACCCGGGGCGAGCTGCTCACACTCGACTCGTGGCTGGCCAGCTCGGTGCCCGGGATGCGGCACCTTGTGGAGCCGATGCTCGCGACCTGCGCGGGGGACGCCGCGGCACCGCCGCTCGGGCTCGCGGTGAACTCGCAGCAGAAGGCGGTCGACGCGCTGACCAGCGCCGTGCGCGAAGGCCCGACCGAGGCCGCCGTGCTCGACGCCGAGCAGGTGCTGGAAGGCACCCGGATGACCGACACCAGCCTGCGGCACCTGGTGTTCGCCGCCACGGTGTTGATCTACGCCGAGCGCCTCGACAAGGCCGCGACCTGGGCCGAGCACCTGATGGCGCAGGCCGCCGGGCGCCCGGCCCCGACGTGGCAGGCTTCGCTGGCGGAGCTACGCGCCGAGGTCGCCCTCCGCCAGGGTGACCTGCCGCTCGCCGCCCGCAACGCGAAGATCGCGCTGACGAAGATGACACCGGAGGCCTGGGGCATCGGGGTCGGCGCCCCGCTGGCCACGCTGCTGGCGGCGCTGACCGAAATGGGCCGGTTCGACGAGGCGGCGGAGCTGCTCAACCAGCCGGTGCCGGACGCGCTCGGCGAGACCCGGTTCGGCCTGCACTACCTGCACGCGCGGGGGCACTACTACCTCGCGACGGGCCGGCTCCCGACCGCGCTGAACGACTTCCTCGCCTGCGGGGAGCAGATGGCGCGCTGGGGGCTCGACCAGCCGTCGCTGGTGCCCTGGCGGTCCAGCGCCGCCGAGGTCTACCTGAAGCTGGGTGACCGCGAGAAGGCCAGGGAACTGGCCGAGGCGCAGGCGGCGAAGCTCGGGCCGGACTGCGGCGACCGCACGCGGGGCATCACGCTGCGGACGCTGGCGCTCGTGGCCGACCCGGCCCGGCGGCCGAAGCTGATGCAGGAAGCGGCCGACGCGCTCGAAAAGTCCGGTGCCAAGCTGGAACTGGCCCGGACGCTGGCCGAGCTGAGCCGGGCCGGCGGCGATCCCGTCACGGCGCGCACGGCGAGCCGGGACGCGCGGGCGCTGGCCAAGGAGTGCGGGGCGGAGCTGCTGCGGCGGTCCTTCCTCGACGGCGGGAACGACGACGTCGTGGTCTCCCTCCGCGGCGCGGTGGCGCCCACCGACGTCAAGCTGCTCACCGACGCCGAACAGCGGGTCGGCTGGCTGGCCGCGCGGGGCCACACCAACCGGGAGATCGCGAGCCGGCTCTACATCACCGTCAGCACCGTGGAGCAGCACCTGACGCGCGTCTACCGCAAGCTGAGCGTCACCCGGCGCCGCGACCTGGCGTCGGAACCGCAGCTGCGGGTGCCGGAGCAGCAGGAGCGGGTGCCGGGCACGTCCCGTCAGCCCGTGGCGGTCAACCACCAGGGGGTGCCCCCGGTGCGCCGTCCGCTGCGGCCGGTACCGCCCGGCCGCTGA
- a CDS encoding GDP-mannose 4,6-dehydratase translates to MAKRALITGITGQDGSYLAEHLLAEGYQVWGLVRGQANPRKSRISRLVSDLHFVEGDLMDQVSLVAAVDLVQPDEVYNLAAISFVPMSWQQPELTTEVNGMGVLRVLEAVRMVCGLDKSRPTGGGGIRFYQASSSEMYGKVAETPQNEQTIFHPRSPYGVAKTYGHFITKNYRESFGMFGVSGILFNHESPRRGAEFVTRKITMAVAEIKLGLRDKLYLGNLDAVRDWGFAGDYVRAMHLMLQQDTATDYVVGTGEMHSVRDAVQIAFDAVGLNWHDYVVIDPALVRPAEVETLCANPDKARVELGWKQSVDFEELMRMMVEADLRKASNEHKYSELMLAGSW, encoded by the coding sequence ATGGCGAAGCGTGCGTTGATCACGGGCATCACCGGGCAGGACGGGTCGTACCTGGCCGAACACCTCCTGGCCGAGGGTTACCAGGTCTGGGGCCTGGTCCGCGGCCAGGCGAACCCGCGCAAGTCGCGGATCAGCAGGCTGGTCTCCGATCTCCACTTCGTGGAAGGCGACCTGATGGACCAGGTCAGCCTCGTGGCCGCGGTGGACCTGGTGCAGCCGGACGAGGTCTACAACCTCGCGGCCATCTCGTTCGTGCCGATGTCTTGGCAGCAGCCCGAACTCACCACCGAGGTGAACGGCATGGGCGTGCTGCGGGTGCTCGAAGCGGTCCGGATGGTGTGCGGGCTGGACAAGTCGCGGCCCACCGGTGGCGGCGGGATCCGGTTCTACCAGGCGTCGTCGTCGGAGATGTACGGCAAGGTCGCCGAGACCCCGCAGAACGAGCAGACCATCTTCCACCCGCGCAGCCCCTACGGCGTCGCGAAGACCTACGGGCACTTCATCACCAAGAACTACCGCGAATCCTTCGGCATGTTCGGGGTTTCCGGGATCCTGTTCAACCACGAGTCCCCGCGCCGCGGCGCCGAGTTCGTCACCCGCAAGATCACCATGGCGGTGGCGGAGATCAAGCTGGGCCTGCGCGACAAGCTCTACCTCGGCAACCTGGACGCCGTGCGCGACTGGGGCTTCGCCGGCGACTACGTCCGCGCGATGCACCTGATGCTGCAGCAGGACACCGCGACCGACTACGTCGTCGGCACCGGCGAGATGCACTCGGTCCGCGACGCCGTCCAGATCGCCTTCGACGCGGTCGGCCTGAACTGGCACGACTACGTCGTCATCGACCCGGCCCTGGTGCGGCCCGCGGAGGTCGAAACCCTCTGCGCCAACCCGGACAAGGCGCGGGTCGAGCTCGGCTGGAAGCAGTCGGTCGACTTCGAAGAGCTGATGCGCATGATGGTCGAGGCCGACCTGCGCAAGGCGTCGAACGAGCACAAGTACAGCGAGCTGATGCTCGCCGGAAGCTGGTGA